From one Streptomyces sp. ICC1 genomic stretch:
- a CDS encoding D-aminoacylase, whose protein sequence is MDLVIRGARVVDGTGGPSYTADVGIHEGRIAGIGRIGGGRQTLDADGLVLAPGFVDMHAHSDLALLRDPDHSAKAAQGVTLEVLGQDGLSYAPADDRTLSEVRAAIAGWNGTGEDIDFTWRDVGGYLDRLDAQGIAVNAAYLVPQGTVRAYAVGWCDRPATPAELDRMRALVAEGLAQGAVGMSSGLTYTPGMYASGAELTELCRVVADHGGYYCPHHRSYGRGALAAYAEMVELTRGAGCALHLAHATMNFGENEGRAPELLALLDRALADGADITLDSYPYTPGCTTLVALLPGWANEGGPEAVLARLRDDAEAERIRRALEVEGSDGCHGVPVDWSTIEIAGTTDPAFGSHVGTRVRDWGTARRLLLGDRLGPSILQHVGHEENVRAIMRHPVHTGGSDGILQGAKPHPRAYGTFPHYLGHYVRELGVLSLEECVAHLSGRPAARLRLPDRGTVTEGNRADLVLFDPLTVAAGSTYERPRALPTGIPHVLIDGRFVMRDGRRTDVLAGRSVRRTPYRGR, encoded by the coding sequence ATGGACCTGGTCATCCGCGGGGCCCGCGTCGTCGACGGCACGGGCGGGCCCTCCTACACCGCCGACGTGGGGATCCACGAGGGCCGCATCGCCGGGATCGGCCGGATCGGCGGCGGGCGGCAGACCCTCGACGCCGACGGGCTGGTCCTGGCCCCCGGCTTCGTCGACATGCACGCCCACAGCGATCTGGCGCTGCTCCGCGATCCGGACCACAGCGCGAAGGCCGCCCAGGGGGTGACCCTGGAGGTCCTCGGCCAGGACGGCCTGTCGTACGCCCCCGCCGACGACCGGACCCTGTCGGAGGTCCGGGCCGCCATCGCCGGCTGGAACGGCACGGGCGAGGACATCGACTTCACCTGGCGGGACGTGGGCGGCTACCTCGACCGCCTGGACGCGCAGGGCATCGCCGTCAACGCCGCGTACCTGGTCCCCCAGGGCACCGTCCGCGCGTACGCCGTCGGCTGGTGCGACCGGCCCGCGACCCCCGCCGAGCTGGACCGGATGCGCGCCCTGGTCGCCGAAGGCCTCGCGCAGGGCGCCGTCGGCATGTCCTCCGGCCTCACCTACACCCCGGGCATGTACGCGTCGGGCGCCGAGCTGACCGAGCTGTGCCGGGTGGTCGCCGACCACGGGGGCTACTACTGCCCGCACCACCGCTCGTACGGCCGCGGCGCGCTCGCCGCCTACGCCGAGATGGTCGAGCTGACCCGCGGGGCCGGCTGCGCCCTGCACCTGGCGCACGCCACGATGAACTTCGGCGAGAACGAGGGCCGCGCCCCCGAGCTGCTCGCGCTCCTGGACCGGGCCCTGGCCGACGGCGCCGACATCACCCTCGACAGCTACCCGTACACCCCCGGCTGCACCACCCTGGTCGCCCTCCTGCCCGGCTGGGCGAACGAGGGCGGACCCGAGGCGGTCCTCGCGCGGCTGCGCGACGACGCCGAGGCCGAGCGGATCCGGCGCGCGCTGGAGGTGGAGGGCTCCGACGGCTGTCACGGCGTGCCCGTCGACTGGTCCACGATCGAGATCGCCGGGACCACCGATCCGGCCTTCGGGTCCCACGTCGGCACGCGCGTCCGCGACTGGGGCACCGCCCGGCGGCTGCTGCTGGGCGACCGGCTGGGCCCGAGCATCCTGCAGCACGTCGGGCACGAGGAGAACGTCCGGGCGATCATGCGCCACCCGGTGCACACGGGCGGCTCGGACGGCATCCTGCAGGGTGCGAAACCGCACCCGCGGGCCTACGGCACCTTCCCGCACTACCTCGGGCACTACGTGCGCGAGCTGGGCGTCCTGTCCCTGGAGGAGTGCGTGGCCCACCTGTCGGGCCGCCCGGCGGCCCGGCTGCGCCTGCCCGACCGCGGGACCGTCACGGAGGGCAACCGCGCGGACCTGGTCCTGTTCGATCCGCTGACGGTCGCGGCCGGGTCGACGTACGAGCGGCCGCGCGCCCTGCCGACCGGGATCCCGCACGTGCTGATCGACGGGCGGTTCGTGATGCGGGACGGGCGCAGGACGGACGTCCTGGCCGGGCGGTCCGTCCGCCGCACGCCGTACCGCGGCCGCTAG
- a CDS encoding YdcF family protein yields MFAFVPAALFLVLFGVSVREDRRRFRNAVYLGLTFIFASVGLLTLVPVLPHGLGALIVALVFLVPALGTVALGLFLIGNGLTMVRKEGRRPANLLSFTAGVGIFALIAFVLTLGSQGSRIWDAVVGGVVFLAGYVSFLFLCFLAYAFLYGRIKVRGDVDYVVMLGSGLIGGDRVPPLLASRLRKGKEIHDAQIARGGRVPLLLTSGGKGTDEKLAEARAMADWLIAQGVPQDHLRLEDRSRTTEENLLFSREIMLTGDPSYRCVVVTNNFHAFRAAMMARKAGVNGQVLGSPTAKYFWPSATIREFVAVFWEHKTVNLSICGAVVALTAVLAVSSA; encoded by the coding sequence ATGTTCGCCTTTGTCCCCGCCGCCCTTTTCCTCGTCCTCTTCGGCGTCAGCGTCCGGGAGGACCGGCGGCGCTTCCGCAACGCGGTCTACCTGGGCCTCACCTTCATATTCGCCTCGGTCGGCCTGCTCACCCTGGTCCCGGTCCTGCCCCACGGGCTCGGCGCGCTCATCGTCGCGCTGGTCTTCCTCGTCCCGGCCCTCGGCACGGTCGCCCTGGGCCTCTTCCTGATCGGCAACGGCCTGACGATGGTCCGCAAGGAGGGCCGCCGGCCGGCCAACCTGCTCTCCTTCACGGCGGGGGTGGGGATCTTCGCCCTGATCGCGTTCGTCCTGACCCTGGGCAGCCAGGGCTCCCGGATCTGGGACGCGGTGGTGGGGGGCGTGGTCTTCCTCGCCGGGTACGTCTCCTTCCTCTTCCTCTGCTTCCTCGCCTACGCCTTCCTCTACGGCCGGATCAAGGTGCGCGGGGACGTCGACTACGTGGTGATGCTCGGCTCCGGCCTGATCGGCGGCGACCGGGTCCCGCCGCTGCTGGCCTCGCGGCTGCGCAAGGGCAAGGAGATCCACGACGCCCAGATCGCGCGGGGCGGCCGGGTGCCGCTGCTGCTCACCTCGGGCGGCAAGGGGACGGACGAGAAGCTCGCGGAGGCGCGGGCGATGGCCGACTGGCTGATCGCGCAGGGCGTGCCGCAGGACCACCTCCGGCTGGAGGACCGCTCCCGCACGACGGAGGAGAACCTCCTCTTCAGCCGCGAGATCATGCTGACCGGGGACCCGTCCTACCGCTGCGTGGTGGTCACCAACAACTTCCACGCCTTCCGTGCCGCGATGATGGCCCGCAAGGCCGGGGTGAACGGCCAGGTCCTGGGCTCGCCGACGGCGAAGTACTTCTGGCCGAGCGCGACGATCCGCGAGTTCGTCGCGGTGTTCTGGGAGCACAAGACCGTCAACCTCAGCATCTGCGGCGCGGTCGTCGCCCTGACCGCGGTACTGGCGGTCAGCAGCGCCTGA